A part of Rattus norvegicus strain BN/NHsdMcwi chromosome 4, GRCr8, whole genome shotgun sequence genomic DNA contains:
- the Mkrn2os gene encoding MKRN2 opposite strand protein isoform X1: MHFSGAEKSLIKFRHCERSIYTFGVPQCCPLCQGDVGSTRIEDAPISISDPFSNGHQEKCSFLLKPTRGTFLREYDGKSDLHVGVTNTHGVVYNYSARGIQRDEAGWECCLSVPLVQPSMFGLLDQWDKYLEDFSASPAWLPHRYEENHHNCSSFALAFINCILAMEGQEQLEKSEFTEKYVIPRTRLAAKYITLYRAIQERGFHVTDHPGLGTSPGEQAVANAAWEGR; the protein is encoded by the exons ATGCACTTCTCGGGAGCTGAGAAGTCTCTAATTAAATTCAGGCACTGCGAGAGGTCCATCTACACTTTCGGTGTACCCCAATGCTGCCCTCTTTGCCAGGGGGATGTGGGCTCCACCAGGATAGAGGACGCACCTATCAGCATCTCAGATCCATTCTCCAATGGTCATCAAGAGAAATGCTCCTTCCTCCTCAAACCCACGAGAGGGACGTTCCTTAG GGAGTACGATGGGAAGTCTGATCTGCACGTGGGAGTCACTAACACACATG GGGTCGTGTATAATTACAGTGCACGCGGCATACAGCGAGACGAGGCAGGCTGGGAGTGTTGTCTCAGTGTTCCTCTAGTGCAGCCTAGCATGTTTGGACTGCTGGACCAGTGGGACAAGTACTTGGAAGacttctctgcttctccagcctgGCTGCCTCATAG GTATGAAGAGAATCACCACAACTGCTCGAGCTTTGCCCTGGCCTTCATTAACTGCATCCTGGCCATGGAGGGCCAAGAGCAGCTGGAGAAGAGCGAGTTCACAGAGAAGTACGTGATCCCGAGGACGCGCCTGGCCGCCAAGTACATCACGCTCTACAGGGCCATCCAGGAGAGGGGCTTCCATGTGACTGACCATCCTGGCCTGGGGACAAGCCCCGGTGAGCAGGCTGTAGCGAATGCTGCATGGGAGGGTCGCTGA
- the Mkrn2os gene encoding MKRN2 opposite strand protein isoform X2, producing the protein MCSTYREPWEYDGKSDLHVGVTNTHGVVYNYSARGIQRDEAGWECCLSVPLVQPSMFGLLDQWDKYLEDFSASPAWLPHRYEENHHNCSSFALAFINCILAMEGQEQLEKSEFTEKYVIPRTRLAAKYITLYRAIQERGFHVTDHPGLGTSPGEQAVANAAWEGR; encoded by the exons ATGTGTAGCACCTACCGAGAACCTTG GGAGTACGATGGGAAGTCTGATCTGCACGTGGGAGTCACTAACACACATG GGGTCGTGTATAATTACAGTGCACGCGGCATACAGCGAGACGAGGCAGGCTGGGAGTGTTGTCTCAGTGTTCCTCTAGTGCAGCCTAGCATGTTTGGACTGCTGGACCAGTGGGACAAGTACTTGGAAGacttctctgcttctccagcctgGCTGCCTCATAG GTATGAAGAGAATCACCACAACTGCTCGAGCTTTGCCCTGGCCTTCATTAACTGCATCCTGGCCATGGAGGGCCAAGAGCAGCTGGAGAAGAGCGAGTTCACAGAGAAGTACGTGATCCCGAGGACGCGCCTGGCCGCCAAGTACATCACGCTCTACAGGGCCATCCAGGAGAGGGGCTTCCATGTGACTGACCATCCTGGCCTGGGGACAAGCCCCGGTGAGCAGGCTGTAGCGAATGCTGCATGGGAGGGTCGCTGA